Part of the Colletotrichum destructivum chromosome 12, complete sequence genome, ATCACTCTCCAGACAATGCTTAATAATCCATGGGTGTGTTTGAACCTGGTTCAAAGATGCTCTATTTTCGGGTATAAGGACGAGCAACTGGCTTGACGTAAGTGATGATGCTAGGACAATTGATTAATCTCTCGCTTACCTTTTGAATAAagtccttggcctcgggaCTGACATGTGATGGCACTTTCATGTGTGCCTCGGCAATTCTCGTTCGGGGCTCCTGAAGCGTGACTGCGAACGGCGGCTTGCCGACAAGGAGCTCGTACGTTAAGACACCCAAACTCCAAAGATCAACTTTCTCGTCGTATTCTACTAAACTAACGGGCTTCATCATTTCAGGGGGCAGATAGTCTAAAGTGCCACACAACGTCCTGCGGCGGTTAGTAGAGGCATGCACACTCCAACCAAAATCAGAGATTTTGATCTCGCCATGGATACCGATGAGAATGTTTTCGGGTTTGATGTCCCTGTGGATGATATGCTTTTGATGGAGATATCCAAGCGCGAATGCCACCTGCGCGATATAACGCGCCGTTTGGCGCTCAGAAAACCGTGTTTCCTTCCGCAGCTGCTTGTATAACTCTCCCTTGCCGGCGAACTCGAGAATCAAAACAACATGTTGGGAGTCGTGAAAGTGGCCATAGAGGCGTAAGATATTGGGATGGCGGAGACGGATCTGAATATCAATCTCGCGGCGAACCTGCTTTTGCATGCGGCTCTCTTGCAAATATTTCTTATTTAAGATCTTGAGAGCACAGATAAAGCCGTTCGTGCGTTCTCGAGCAAGATACACATGTCCAAACGCGCCCTTCCCAAGCGAGCGGCCGATGTCGAACATGCCCAAGTGCAATCCCTTCGGATCCGCGAGTTCGACGACAAGAGACATGGAGTTGCGACAACGGTTGGCGATACTCTTGGACATCTCTAAACAGTCGCTGAGAAGCTGCTTACTCTCGGCTTTTGGTGACTTAGTCTCGCGTTTAGTGGTTTGCGAGATCGAATTTGTCGAAGCGATGGAATTGCCACTCTGGATCCCGAGGGTGTTTTTGATGACGTTTAGCCCTCTTGATCCGTGGGTCATCTTATTTATCTATTGTGGTTTTGTTACTGAAATCCTTTGGAAGTAGCGGACAACGAACACTATGGAATCAGAGACGGCACGAACTGGATTTTCAATTTTAAGCTTAAAATGATTGACCGAGTGTTTTTCGTTACACGTAGATGCACCCTCAGCGAGAGTCGCCTGGTATTGAGCAGCCATAGTGTTCTCTTGTAGCATCCGACCACGATGCTTCAAAGCGTGCTTCACGTCTAAGGGTGTGACTGTGTCACGTTTCGCATGCTCGCAATACTGTACCGAATGGGAAATCACAGTCTGCAAAAAAGAAACCATCGCAATACGAGCATGATAGGAGGCCCCTCCGATCTAAGTTAGACACTGTATGGTTCAGATAATATTCGTTCGTACGTACCAGCGTCAATGCGCTTGATGCCACTCCGACGAGCCAAGCGGACCATGTCTGATTCTGCGATAATCGTAAAGCAGTCTTTGGAAGTCTTCTTATCACCTTTAGCACCACTATGTCGCACTTCATTGCCGGTGTCATGATGTGTAGAGACGTATTCAGTCTGCATCTTTACACCTTTAGGCATGACGGCGAAAAAGTCTCAATGATGATTTATAGCTATATATCATTGAATGGCTCAGCACTAGGTGGCTATTGCATCTTTATGAAGTATCTTAAGATCTAGTCATTTGTCAAGAATCCTTTTGACGCGCCAGACTTTGCAGTATTCAAGCTAAATGCTTTTGTGTTTAGGATTGGTTACATATTGACTTCGTAAGCAAGGACTATTGTCCGTTTACGTATGTCCTGATGGTTCTTGGCATGATTACGGATCACAAACCTCATAGGCTGAGGAAACCCGAGGGTGGCAAGCAGTTTGACCGATATCGAACAGGGAACATAAGGGAAAACACATTACCACCCAAGAATTGAGATTTCGGCTAACAGTAGAAACACCAGACACACAGAGGTTACAATAAAGTACATTACTTACCTGATTACGAACAGGGTTCAAATCCATACCACGAAATCCACATATGGATCCACAATATGGATCCATgtccattccattccattccacgTAGGCTTCAGCCTTTCCATATTCACGCCACAGAACCCCTTCCATATGTTCCATATGTGGAAATTGTGGAAAGGATTGAA contains:
- a CDS encoding Putative serine/threonine-protein kinase, active → MPKGVKMQTEYVSTHHDTGNEVRHSGAKGDKKTSKDCFTIIAESDMVRLARRSGIKRIDAVTPLDVKHALKHRGRMLQENTMAAQYQATLAEGASTCNEKHSVNHFKLKIENPVRAVSDSIVFVVRYFQRISINKMTHGSRGLNVIKNTLGIQSGNSIASTNSISQTTKRETKSPKAESKQLLSDCLEMSKSIANRCRNSMSLVVELADPKGLHLGMFDIGRSLGKGAFGHVYLARERTNGFICALKILNKKYLQESRMQKQVRREIDIQIRLRHPNILRLYGHFHDSQHVVLILEFAGKGELYKQLRKETRFSERQTARYIAQVAFALGYLHQKHIIHRDIKPENILIGIHGEIKISDFGWSVHASTNRRRTLCGTLDYLPPEMMKPVSLVEYDEKVDLWSLGVLTYELLVGKPPFAVTLQEPRTRIAEAHMKVPSHVSPEAKDFIQKSIFEPGSNTPMDY